Proteins found in one Salvia splendens isolate huo1 chromosome 10, SspV2, whole genome shotgun sequence genomic segment:
- the LOC121752381 gene encoding U6 small nuclear RNA (adenine-(43)-N(6))-methyltransferase-like, producing the protein MAAKRKRKSGGERRGIHHRNRYADNPPDFAQLASLYPSFEPYVFYSRDGCPRIDWTDFNATRELTRVLLLHDHGVNWWISDGQLCPTVPNRLNYIHWIEDLLALDILPAIRAEGDITTGFDIGTGANCIYPLLGSSVLGWKFVGSDITDIAIEWANKNVECNPHLSNLIEIRRAGMGHGVGKSENNPISSGEGGVQLSNPGAEIVGFLASSILETQLNAKKYYDGPPVLLGSVKDGEHFDFCMCNPPFFETMEEAGLNPKTSCGGTPAEMVCSGGEHAFIKRIIEDSVTLKDTFRWYSSMVGRKLNLNILVSELWKVGATVVKTTEFVQGRTSRWGLAWSFLPVSRKISSSQKVGENNLSFMLEGLQRQHGAFHVLQSVESYLSSNGASSKLDAAAFNVDITISRNQINAILKPETCDLSNSSNNNHGEVDSLVFRITVFQQHPGALLVRGKLLERSTSISAMFSLIFSRLREVLTTKFCPGRALVNQASPNTQARE; encoded by the exons ATGGCGGcaaagaggaagaggaagagcgGCGGCGAGCGGCGGGGGATTCACCACCGAAATAGGTACGCCGATAATCCACCGGATTTCGCGCAGCTGGCGTCTTTATACCCGAGTTTTGAGCCATACGTCTTCTACTCACGCGACGGCTGCCCTAGAATTGACTGGACGGATTTCAATGCTACCCGCGAGTTGACTCGGGTATTGCTGCTTCACGATCACGGCGTTAATTG GTGGATTTCTGATGGGCAGCTCTGTCCTACCGTGCCCAACAGATTGAATTACATTCACTGGATAGAAGACCTTCTCGCATTGGACATCCTTCCCGCCATCAGAGCTGAGGGCGATATCACGACAGGTTTTGATATTGGTACCGGAGCAAATTGTATTTATCCCCTTCTTGGTTCATCTGTTCTTGGTTGGAAGTTTGTTGGTTCAG ATATTACTGATATAGCTATAGAGTGGGCAAATAAAAATGTTGAGTGCAATCCTCATTTATCCAACTTGATTGAGATCAGAAGGGCTGGTATGGGGCATGGTGTGggaaaatcagaaaataatccGATTTCAAGCGGTGAAGGTGGTGTTCAGTTGAGCAATCCAGGGGCTGAAATTGTTGGGTTTCTGGCATCTTCGATTCTTGAAACTCAGTTGAATGCAAAGAAGTATTATGATGGGCCACCTGTACTTTTAGGCAGTGTAAAGGATGGTGAGCATTTTGACTTTTGTATGTGCAATCCCCCATTCTTTGAGACGATGGAGGAAGCAGGTTTGAATCCAAAGACTTCTTGTGGAGGCACTCCTGCAGAAATGGTATGTTCTGGTGGTGAGCATGCTTTTATTAAACGCATCATTGAAGACAGTGTTACATTGAAGGACACATTTAG ATGGTACTCTTCTATGGTAGGAAGAAAACTGAACCTCAATATTCTGGTATCTGAGCTCTGGAAAGTTGGAGCTACCGTGGTGAAGACAACAGAATTTGTCCAGGGCAGGACATCAAGGTGGGGTCTCGCGTGGTCCTTTTTGCCAGTTTCAAGAAAGATATCATCTTCTCAGAAAGTCGGAGAGAATAATCTATCTTTCATGCTGGAG GGCCTTCAACGTCAGCATGGTGCCTTTCACGTGTTACAGTCTGTGGAATCATATCTCTCCAGTAATGGTGCATCCAGTAAACTAGATGCTGCTGCTTTTAATGTCGAT ATTACAATTTCAAGGAATCAAATTAATGCAATTCTCAAACCTGAGACATGTGACCTATCCAATTCTTCAAACAATAACCATGGGGAAGTGGATAGCCTGGTGTTTCGCATTACa GTCTTTCAGCAACATCCGGGAGCGCTCTTGGTGAGAGGAAAATTGCTCGAAAGATCAACTTCCATTTCAG CtatgttttctttaatttttagtcGTCTCAGAGAAGTTCTGACCACTAAGTTCTGTCCTGGAAGAGCATTGGTGAATCAGGCCAGCCCTAACACCCAAGCACGAGAGTGA
- the LOC121752670 gene encoding dirigent protein 21-like: MFMLTNCFGKEKNYTKEKVAKLHFYVQDLRIGHVSATVSEVATASVTKDSPYDFGSVHVLDDLVTAEPAIDSRPIGRVQGLTTNADLSTYGIAMNLNFHFTAGKFAGSQLSILGRNQVMDCLKANSLHDSREIRSSSVINFFSHRISVRPLLIPRNSASALDRATTFCFLLLQHAPVFPLGNEQSSMPLPSEQDDKRELPVVGGTGAFRFTRGYAIQTTYSIDFPAHYAVLEYTVYATYDSEIGKSDEDVEVFYF; the protein is encoded by the exons ATGTTTATGCTTACCAATTGCTTCggaaaggaaaaaaattacaCGAAAGAAAAGGTGGCAAAGCTCCATTTCTACGTGCAAGACCTCCGCATCGGCCACGTCAGTGCCACGGTGTCGGAGGTGGCCACGGCCTCCGTCACAAAGGATTCCCCCTACGACTTCGGCAGTGTCCACGTCCTCGACGACCTCGTCACCGCGGAGCCGGCGATCGACTCCCGCCCCATCGGCCGCGTGCAGGGCCTCACCACCAACGCCGATCTCTCCACCTACGGCATCGCCATGAACCTCAATTTCCACTTCACGGCGGGGAAGTTCGCCGGCAGCCAGCTCAGCATCCTTGGACGGAATCAGGTCATGGACTGTTTGAAGGCT aacaGTTTACACGACTCTCGTGAGATCAGATCCAGTTCCGTCATCAACTTCTTTAGCCATAGGATTTCAGTCAGACCACTTCTAATTCCTCGAAACTCAGCTTCAGCACTTGATAGAGCCactaccttttgcttcttgctcctccaa CATGCCCCGGTGTTCCCTTTAGGTAACGAACAATCCTCAATGCCGCTTCCCAGTGAGCAGGACGATAAGCGGGAGCTGCCTGTGGTCGGTGGGACCGGGGCCTTCCGGTTCACGCGCGGCTACGCCATCCAAACCACCTACTCGATCGACTTTCCTGCCCACTACGCTGTCTTGGAGTACACCGTGTACGCCACCTATGATTCGGAGATCGGAAAAAGCGATGAAGATGTTgaggttttttatttttga
- the LOC121750223 gene encoding LOW QUALITY PROTEIN: pentatricopeptide repeat-containing protein At2g21090-like (The sequence of the model RefSeq protein was modified relative to this genomic sequence to represent the inferred CDS: substituted 2 bases at 2 genomic stop codons), protein MSPNKLRNYPCVVQNLLNLASRGXLCXAVDALPYLSKGGVLLNYKTIASLLRRIADEKSLKAGKLVHLHLKLTRSKHPDTFLANHLIEMYAKCGDHSRAREVFDKMRVRNLYSWNNMLSGCAKLGMAKAARKVFDKMPERDFVSWNTMIMAYVQSERLDEAVRCYLELRRSDCGYNEYSFAGVLTVCVKLKALWLLKQLHCQVFVLGFLTNVVLSSSVMDAYAKCGEMGDGRRLFDEMKWRDVLAWTILLSGYAKDGNMKSAREIFYSMPEKNSVSWTALISGYAQNGMGRHALYLFKEMIKMRIEPDQYTYSSCLFACASTILSRHGMQLHSHLITAGIRPNVVVVSSLIDMYSKCGSLHDAKQVFDDTQNKNHVVLWNTFISALAHHGCGRQALKIFTDMVGLGLRPDSVTFLAFLNACSHSGLVQEGLALFGSMKADYQIVPDQEHYACLIDLLGRSGCFDEMMNQLKKIPVKPEDCVWNALIGVCRIHGNVELSRVVMRHLVEVDPCSPAAYLLLSAIYAALGRWDCAKEVRDLMSSRRIQKDQAVSWVEVDRKLQLDIKHGRGTTSVLELLADGNTIYSVES, encoded by the coding sequence ATGTCCCCCAATAAATTGCGAAACTATCCCTGCGTTGTACAGAATTTACTCAATCTCGCATCGCGCGGCTAGCTCTGTTAAGCAGTTGACGCCTTGCCCTATTTATCTAAAGGAGGCGTTTTGCTCAACTACAAAACCATCGCCTCTCTCCTCCGCCGAATCGCCGATGAGAAGTCGCTCAAGGCGGGGAAATTGGTGCACCTCCATTTGAAGCTGACAAGATCGAAGCATCCCGACACTTTCCTCGCCAATCATTTGATAGAAATGTATGCGAAATGCGGCGATCATTCTAGGGCGCGGGAGGTGTTCGACAAAATGCGCGTGAGGAATTTGTATTCTTGGAATAATATGCTCTCTGGTTGCGCGAAGCTGGGGATGGCGAAGGCTGCGCGGaaggtgtttgataaaatgCCGGAGAGAGATTTCGTCAGTTGGAACACGATGATAATGGCGTATGTGCAGAGCGAGAGGTTAGATGAGGCTGTCAGGTGTTATTTGGAGCTGAGAAGGTCGGATTGTGGGTATAATGAGTATAGCTTTGCTGGGGTGTTGACGGTTTGTGTGAAGTTGAAGGCTTTGTGGTTGTTAAAGCAGCTGCATTGCCAAGTTTTTGTACTTGGATTCTTGACAAATGTTGTTCTATCGAGTTCTGTGATGGATGCGTATGCGAAATGTGGTGAGATGGGAGATGGGAGAAGGTTGTTCGATGAGATGAAATGGAGGGATGTTCTTGCTTGGACCATCTTGCTCTCGGGCTATGCTAAAGACGGTAACATGAAATCAGCTCGTGAGATCTTTTATTCAATGCCGGAGAAGAACTCTGTTTCTTGGACAGCATTGATATCAGGGTATGCTCAGAATGGAATGGGGCGCCACGCCCTTTATCTATTTAAAGAGATGATCAAGATGAGAATTGAGCCGGATCAGTACACGTATAGCAGTTGCTTGTTCGCTTGTGCAAGCACGATTTTGTCTCGCCATGGTATGCAGCTTCACTCACATTTGATAACTGCTGGTATTAGGCCTAATGTGGTAGTTGTGAGCTCTCTAATTGACATGTATTCAAAATGTGGAAGTTTACATGATGCGAAACAAGTTTTTGATGATACACAAAACAAGAATCATGTTGTGTTGTGGAACACATTCATATCTGCATTAGCACATCATGGATGTGGTAGGCAAGCTTTAAAGATTTTTACAGATATGGTTGGGTTAGGTTTGAGACCGGATAGTGTGACGTTTCTCGCCTTCCTGAATGCGTGTAGCCACTCGGGGCTCGTGCAGGAAGGGCTGGCATTGTTTGGCTCGATGAAGGCAGATTATCAGATTGTGCCCGATCAAGAGCATTATGCTTGCTTGATTGATCTACTCGGGCGATCTGGCTGTTTTGATGAGATGATGAATCAGCTCAAGAAGATCCCGGTCAAACCCGAGGATTGTGTTTGGAACGCCTTGATTGGTGTTTGTAGGATTCATGGGAATGTAGAGTTAAGTAGAGTAGTGATGAGGCACCTTGTGGAGGTAGACCCTTGTTCCCCTGCAGCGTATCTTCTGCTTTCAGCTATATATGCTGCTCTTGGGAGGTGGGATTGCGCGAAGGAAGTGAGAGACCTAATGAGTTCAAGACGTATTCAAAAGGACCAGGCTGTTAGTTGGGTAGAAGTCGATAGAAAATTGCAGTTAGATATCAAACATGGAAGGGGTACAACCTCGGTGTTGGAACTGTTAGCTGATGGGAACACAATATACAGTGTTGAAAGTTAA
- the LOC121752349 gene encoding uncharacterized protein LOC121752349: MGAQVSKQIERRTDIKTEKKVLADLKQSCGCDYPGCDYRPSDRKNWMSALNPDKLRINQIVWPGTHDSATNQIGIPFISRPFAQCQALSIYDQLVAGARVLDVRIQEDRRVCHGILLTYSVDVVLADVKKFLTETQSEIIILEIRTEFGHTDPPDFDQYLKDQLGDYLIHHDDRVFEKTIAEILPRRVICVWKPQKAAAPAAGDPLWSSGYLKDNWTDTDKPSTKFESNIKHLGEQAAAVGRKYFYRVENTVTPQADNPILCVKAVTGRIQPYARTFIAQCFTRGIADRLQIFSTDFIDDDFVDACVGLTSARVEGKA, encoded by the coding sequence ATGGGAGCCCAAGTTTCCAAACAAATCGAGCGGCGCACGGACATCAAAACGGAGAAGAAAGTCCTCGCCGACCTAAAACAGAGCTGTGGCTGCGACTACCCCGGCTGCGACTACCGCCCTTCCGATCGGAAAAACTGGATGTCCGCCCTCAATCCAGACAAGCTCCGCATCAACCAGATCGTGTGGCCAGGCACGCACGACTCCGCCACCAACCAAATCGGCATCCCCTTCATCAGCCGCCCCTTCGCCCAGTGCCAAGCCCTCTCCATCTACGACCAGCTCGTCGCCGGCGCGCGCGTCCTCGACGTCCGCATCCAGGAGGACCGCCGCGTCTGCCACGGCATCCTCCTCACCTACTCCGTCGACGTCGTCCTCGCCGACGTCAAAAAATTCCTCACCGAAACGCAATCGGAGATCATAATCCTGGAAATCCGCACCGAATTCGGCCACACCGATCCGCCAGATTTCGATCAGTACCTCAAGGATCAGCTCGGCGATTACCTAATCCACCACGACGATCGCGTTTTCGAGAAGACGATCGCGGAGATCCTGCCGCGGCGGGTGATCTGCGTGTGGAAGCCGCAGAAGGCGGCAGCGCCGGCGGCGGGGGATCCGCTGTGGAGCAGCGGGTACTTGAAGGACAACTGGACCGACACGGATAAGCCGTCGACGAAATTCGAGAGCAATATAAAGCATTTAGGGGAgcaggcggcggcggtggggaGGAAGTATTTCTACCGGGTTGAAAACACGGTGACGCCACAGGCAGATAACCCGATCCTGTGCGTGAAGGCGGTTACGGGTCGGATCCAGCCCTACGCGAGGACGTTTATTGCACAGTGTTTTACGCGGGGAATTGCGGATCGGTTGCAGATATTTTCCACCGATTTTATTGATGATGATTTTGTGGATGCATGCGTTGGCCTCACCTCCGCCAGGGTTGAGGGCAAGGCCTga